The stretch of DNA GCGACCTCCCAAACCTCCCCTCCGGCGCACTCTTCGAAAAACTCCTTCAGGTGATGGATGAGCTGCGCGGCCCCCAAGGCTGTCCCTGGGACAAGGAGCAGACTCCGGCCTCGCTGATCCCCTGCCTCTTGGAGGAAACCTACGAGGTCATCGGCGCCATCGACTCCGGCGACACCAAACATTTGAAGGAAGAGCTGGGCGACCTGCTCTTGCAAGTCGTCTTCCATTCCCGGATCGGCAAGGAAGAAAAAACCTTCACCGTCGACGAAGTCATCCGGCACCTGGTGGAAAAATTGGTCCGCCGCCACCCGCACGTCTTCGCCGAAGGCGAAGTGACCGAAGCCGGCGAGGCCCTGCGGCAATGGGAAAGGATCAAGGCCAAGGAGAAGAAGCCCGGCGAGTCGCTGTTGGCCGGAGTTCCCGATTCGCTGCCGGCGCTGGCCCGGGCCTATCGCCTCGGCGCCAAAGCCTCGCGGGTCGGCTTCGATTGGCCCGACCTCGAGGGCGTGCTGAAGAAAACCGAGGAAGAGCTTCAAGAACTCCGTGAAGAAATATCACGCCACGATTTGAAAAAGATCGAGGAAGAATTCGGCGACCTTCTCTTCTCGCTGGCACAAGTCGCGCGCTTCCTCGAAATCCATCCCGAAGAAGCTCTGCGAAAAAGCGCACAGAAATTTCAGCGCCGCTTCGAGCACATGGAGAAAAAAATTTCCGCCGCCGGAAAAATTTTACCCGATTGCGAGGCCGAGGAATTGGACAGACTCTGGCAAGAGGCGAAGTCGTTCACAGGCTCTGTTTAAAACCTGTGAAAAGTTCGTGAATAGCCCTTTTGTCCGAGCATCCGAAGCGAGGATCGGTCCCGAATAGCAGATTGCTCATTTTTTAATCATGCGACCCGAAAGCAAATGGCTGCCGCTCTTTTTGAGCGCCCTGGTGATCCCCGGCGCCGGTCAGTGGCACTTGGGACAGAGGCTCAAGGGCGGTCTGATGATGGGGCTAACCCTTGTCCTCGTCACCGGGGCGATCGCTCGTTATCTGTCGATGGTTTTTGCCCTCGCCAATATCCAGGGAACCCGGCGGCCGCCTCAGCTCAATCCCTTTCCGGTCTTGGCCGAGGCTTGGCGGATGGACCATCGGATTTTGACCCTTTTGCTTTTGGGCCTTGCCGCCATCTGGATTTTGTCGATAGTCGATCTGCTCTTAAGCCCCCCCAAGAGGAGCTACCCATGAACTTCCGCCAAGCCATCGCTCTCGCGCTTAGCCTCACGGCCTTAAGCCTTACTCCAGCCTGCAAGCGTCAACCTTCTGTTTCGGAAGGAAAAAAATCCTCCGATCTTCAAGGCCGAGGCTTCAGCCTCAAGCAGGGCCTGGAGATCGCCATCGCCCAGGAACGCCAAGTCGAGGAGGGCCAGCTCGCCGCCGGCAAGGGCCCCTGGATCCGAAAGCTGAGAATCGAGAATCCCAGCGGCGCCGAGGGATTATCTTTTACCTGGAAAATGGGCGGGCCTTCGACCGAGTCCCAACCCAGCGCGGCCGACTCCGGCAAGATGATCTTGGCCAACACCGTCGGCTCGCGGCGCATGACCCTCCCCCTCTTCTGGCCCGGCGGCGAACTATTCATGTCCAACTCCAGCGGGGTCTGGCTTTCGGACCAGGCCTTCTCCGAGCTGAAAAAGGAGGGCAAAACCCAATACGATTTGGGACTTGTGGATAACCCCCTCCTCGGGCCGGCCCAGGGCCTGCCGATTTTGGAACATGGCTTGGCGGCATACAATCAAGGCTTGGCCACCCGGCCGGAGCGAAAGACCCAAGACCTCCAGTGGGAGGTCAGCGACGACTCGCG from bacterium encodes:
- the mazG gene encoding nucleoside triphosphate pyrophosphohydrolase, with amino-acid sequence DLPNLPSGALFEKLLQVMDELRGPQGCPWDKEQTPASLIPCLLEETYEVIGAIDSGDTKHLKEELGDLLLQVVFHSRIGKEEKTFTVDEVIRHLVEKLVRRHPHVFAEGEVTEAGEALRQWERIKAKEKKPGESLLAGVPDSLPALARAYRLGAKASRVGFDWPDLEGVLKKTEEELQELREEISRHDLKKIEEEFGDLLFSLAQVARFLEIHPEEALRKSAQKFQRRFEHMEKKISAAGKILPDCEAEELDRLWQEAKSFTGSV